GACCGGCGCCGTCGGTCGAGGCCGCGCGGCCCGGTCCGGCACCGGAGTCGGTGTCCCGGCCTCCCACCGCCGAATTCGATCCGCACGCACCGCATTCCGGGTCCCTGCCCCGGACCGCGGCTCCCCAGGGTGTTTCACAGCCGCGCGTCCCACAGCCGCGGACCGGCGAGCTGCCGATCGCCCCCGAGCAGACGCCGATGCCGCACGCGGGCGGCCGCCCGGCGGATCCACGTCCGGCTCCCGCACCGTATGCGGCACCGCCGCAACCCGATGCGCAGTGGCAGGGGCCGGCGCAACCACCGCGCGCGCCCGGTGCCGATCAGCAGCAGTGGCACGCGCCGCAGCCCCGGCCGGATCAGTACTCCCAGCCGCAGCAGTACGCGCAGCCCAATCCTTATGCCCAGGGGCAGCAGTACGGTCCGGCCGAGCAGTACCAGCAGGCGCGGTATCAGAATCCGCAGGCACAGCAGTATCAGCAGCAGCATCCGCCGACCGGCCAGACCCCCTCACTCGCGGATGTGCCGATGCGGCGGGCGAAGAAGGCGCCCGGTTCGGGCTGGCGGCGCGCGGTACACCACATGTCCGGTGGCGCCATCAATCCGGGGATGTCGGCGGAGGAACTGCGCCTGCAGGAACTGGTGGCACGGATTCGGCAACCGGTGCGCGGCGATTACCGGATCGCGACGCTGTCGCTCAAGGGCGGTGTCGGCAAGACGACGACCACCATGGGGATCGGCTCGATCTTCGCGTCCATCCGCGGCGACCGGGTGATCGCGGTGGACGCCAACCCCGACTTCGGCACGCTGTCGCAGCGGGTTCCGCTGCAGACCCGTTCGACCGTGCGGGATCTGCTGCTGGACCAGCAGATCACCAGTTACGGTGACGTGCGCCGGCACACCTCGCAGGCCACCAGCAGGTTGGAAGTACTTGCCAGTGAACGGGATCCGGCCGCGTCGGAATCCTTCAGCGAGGACGAGTACCGGCAGGTGCTGCGGGTGCTGCAGCGCTTCTACAACATCATCCTGACCGACTGCGGTACCGGACTGATGCATTCGGCGATGGCGGGCGTCCTGGATCTGGCCCATTCACTGGTGCTGATCTCCTCATCGGCCATCGACGGCGCGCGGAGCGCGGCGGCGACCCTGGATTGGCTGTCCCTGCACGGCCATGATCACCTGGTGCGCAATGCCGTCGTGGTGATCAACCTGCCGCGGGAGGGATCGCCGAATGTGGCGATCCAGCATCTGCGCGAGTACTTCCTGGCGCGCTGCCGCGCCGTGCACGTCATTCCCTACGATCCACACCTGGCCGAGGGCGCCGAGATCGACCTCGCCCGCCTGCACAAGAACACCAAGCGGGCCCTGGTGGAACTGGCGGCCACGGTCGCCGACGATTTCGCGACCGATCATCGCCGATTCGGCGCTTAGCGGATCAGCGTGCGGCCGTCGTCGTGGCGGGCGACCGGGTACGGGTCGCGGAATCCTCCCAGGACAACGGCGAGGACCGTACCTCCGCGATGGTGCGACCGCGGCGGCGACGGTAGAGCCCACGCAGCGTACCCGCATTCAAGTAGCCGACCCGCGCGGCCACGGTGTCGATCGTCAAGGTCGTCGTGCGCAGCAACCGAGTGGCTCGTTCCAGGCGGATCTCGTTGACGAAATCCCGCGGCGACATTCCGATTTCGGCATGCGTCGCACGCTGCAGACTGCGCACGGTGACGCCGAGTTCCCGCGCGACGTCCGCGATGTGAAACTGCTGGGCGATGTGGTCTCGCACCCACCGTTCGAAGGCGGCCACCAGGGGATTCCCGCGCGCGACCACCTGCGGGACGATGAACTCACGCTGAGTCCCGCCGCTTCCTGCCAGTAGCATTCGCGCGGTTCGTTCGGCCTGCGCCGGGCTACGTGTGGCCACAATCGACAACGCGAGGTCCAGGTGTGCCAAGGCCGCGCCGGCCGTGACGATGTGACCCGACCGGCACAGAATGCGTCCTTCGTCGAGATCGACCTTCGGATAGCGACGGCGAAAAGCCGGAGCCAGCCACCAGCTGGTGGTTGCGCAGATTCCGTCCAGCGCACCCGCCTCCGCCAGGAAGAAGGTGCCGGTGCATGCGGCCGACAGCTGGCTACCGTTCGCAGCGGCCCGCGAAATGCTCTCCAGCACAGGTTGGTTGGCGGGCGTGTCGACCAGATCGAGCACGGCATCGGCATCGGCGGCCAGTACGGCGGGCAGAATGATCGCACCGATATCGGTGGGCGCCCGCGACAACGGCACTGTCGGGACGAGATGACCGTGTCCGGACCGGACGCTGGTGCCGACGCCGACCGTGTGCACATGCCACGGCTCGGGATCCACCTCCAGGTCATCGACCAGCCCGTTCGCGGTGTTGAACACCTCGAGTACCGAAGCCAGACCGAGATCCCCGACACCGTCGACGACGACGACCGTTACATCCATGTCGCAAACAGTACTAAAGTCGTCGGATACGACACTCAACATCGGCAGAACTCGGCCATATGGTTCCGGCATGACCGTTCTCGACACCGCCGGCATCCATCACATCCGGCTCACCGTGACCGACCTGGACCGCTCGCGCACCTTCTACCGCGACATTCTCGGCTTCACCATCGCCGTCGAATCTCCCGGCAGCCCGGATGATCCCGAGGTGCGCACCGATCCGGCGCGCTTGTACGGCGGGGTCGTCTTTCAGACCAACGGTATGCTGTTCGGCCTGCGCCCTGTCGCGGCCCCGGCGGATCGCTTCGACTCCGAGCGGGTCGGACTGGACCACCTGAGCTTCACGGTCGCCTCGGTCGACGAGTTGGAGTCCGCCGCGACACGTCTGACCGAAGCCGGGGTCGAGCACGGCCGGGTCACCGAACTGACCGACCTCGGCATCGCTATTCTGTCGTTCGTCGATCCCGATGGCATCCATCTCGAGCTGACCGCGCCATTGCACTGAGATCGGAGTAGCCATGCGAATCATCAGCAGTCGCTGTCTCGTCTTCGAGTACGAGGTCACCACAGCAGGACCGTGTGCCGTCGCGCTCGATCCACTGGCCGTCGGCAACCGGAATCTGTTCATGGACAGCCTGGTTCTGAAGATCGCAGTGGAACCGGGCGATGCCGCGGTGGCGTCGACCGCGGTGGAGATCATCAAGACGATCGCCAACCGTACCGATGCGGGTTACATCGTGGTCGATGGCATCGCCCGGTGGACGCGAACCGGCGATTCCGACGGGGCCCGCCTTGACGTACTGACCGGCCTGGCCGACGCTCTCGATGTGCTTTCCGAGGTGACCGAGCGCCTCGAGGAGCGGGGCGAGCTCGTCCACCTGATGCCGTTCGGCTGGAACACGATTCGGCATACCGATATACGCGGCGAGCGCTGGCCCGTGCGAGTGACCCATCTGTCGCCGGGCCTGCCGATGCGAGCCCGGCAGCAGCAGGCCCGGTCACCCCGGATCACGGGATCATGCCGCACGATCACGCACTGAGCACGGCTCACCAGCTGGGAAGGCGGCGTCGCCCAGCGAGGACATCGCGGACGAGATCGTCGTAGCCGTCGGCCAATTCGGCCAGATGATGCCAAGCGCCGTGCAGGACTTCATCGTTCGCATCGAGCGTCACGAGGGCGTGATGGGCGCGCACCGACGCCTCGGCCAGCCGGTCGATGACCGCGCCGATCGTCTCGGTGTGGAGGGTGGCACCGGAGCGGCGCTGCGGCACCGTGCCGACGATCCAGTCGTCGATCGCCATCACCAGTTCCATTCGGCGCCTGCCGATTTCGACGATCAACGCGGAATCCGGGTCCGGTGCGGAGCCGCCGCGGCCCAACTGGCGTTCGAACAGCACGGCCAGGTCACGCGCGAACCACAGGATCGGACCGCCGATCACGCGGTGCCCCCGGCACGCGCGTAACAACAGATCCGAACTCGGCAGCAGATCGGTCGTCAGGAACTCGACGGCCATTGCACTTTCCGGCGTGTCGGGCAAAGCCACGACCACCATCGGGGACGTCTCCACACCAGCCACGTTGCCTCGCCGTCGTCGCTGTACAACCACATGGTCAGGACGTTCATTACAATAAACCTCTGAATGTGTGTGTCAAGGGTCACACTCGCCCCTCAGGCGGCGGGGTAAAATTTCTTCCTCTTGAAGGTACAACCGAGGAGCGAGATGGCCGCCGGTCCGAGGTACCAACGCATCGCCGACCTCCTTCGGGAGGCGATCCGCAACGGCACGTACGCCCCGGGCGATCGGCTGCCCAGCCACGCCGAGCTCGCCGACCAGATGCAGGTCTCGATCACGACCGCCCGCAACGCCATTCAGGTCCTCGTCACCGAAAACCTGCTGTACACAGCAACTTCGCGCGGCACCATCGTGCGCAGCCAGGAGGTGCTGGAATCGGTGGTGACCCACCATATTCGCCGGGATCGCCCACAGTCCGCGCACGACATCTTCTCCGAGATCGGGCGGGCGGCCGGACGCGAACCGTCCAAGCAGTTCAGTGCGCGGATGGAACCGGCCGATACGGATGTGGCGCACTGGCTCGGGGTGCCGAAAGATTCCTGGGTGGTCTCGCGCACCGTGGTGCAGTACCTGGACCACGAACCGTGGTCGTGGGAGGTCAGCTACTACCCGCGCGACCTGGCCGAACTCACCGGCATCGATTCACCGCACGATATTCCGGAGGGCACCACGCGCCGACTGGCCGCGCGCGGCTATCCGGAGACGGCCCATCGCGATACCGTCGTGGCCCGCCCGGCCGGCGCCGACGAGGCCGCGGTGCTGGGAGTGGGCGCCGGAACCCTCCTGCTGGATCATCTGCGCATCGGCGCGAGCAGCAGCCGGATCATGCGGGTGAGCCGGCAGCGGTCGCTGGCCTCGCGTAACCGGCTGGCCTACGAACTCGGTGACGACGAGGGCACCGAACTCATCCGCAAGACCCTGAACGCACCGCAGCCCCCGGGCAACTTCCACTCCTTCGGTAACTCACTGGTACCCGGCTCACCATGACCATCCGCATCCGCCAGGCCCGCACGGCCGATATCGGCACCATCTGCCGACTACGGCTCCAACGCACGGCCTGGCTTGCGGCACAAGGCTCGGATCAATGGACACGGCAGGGTCGTGGGCTGCCGATCGAACGGTTTGCTCGCGCGGTCTGCCGGTCGGTCGCGGCCGGCGAGACCTGGATCGCCGAGGTCGACGGCGAACCCGCGGGAACCGTCACCGTCAACGATCGCGCGGACCCCGGGCTGTGGTCACCGGGTGAGATCGCCGATGCGGTCATCGTGCACTACATGATCGTCGACCTGCGGTTCGCGGGTTGCCGCGTCGGCGCGGCGCTGCTCGCCCACGCGGCCGCGCTGGCCCGCGCCCGCTCCCGCGACTGGGTACGACTGGACGCGTGGACTGCCAACACCGGCCTGCACGAGTACTACCGCGCCAACGGTTTCCGGCTGGTGCGG
The genomic region above belongs to Nocardia spumae and contains:
- a CDS encoding DUF4254 domain-containing protein, whose protein sequence is MAVEFLTTDLLPSSDLLLRACRGHRVIGGPILWFARDLAVLFERQLGRGGSAPDPDSALIVEIGRRRMELVMAIDDWIVGTVPQRRSGATLHTETIGAVIDRLAEASVRAHHALVTLDANDEVLHGAWHHLAELADGYDDLVRDVLAGRRRLPSW
- a CDS encoding VOC family protein yields the protein MSQTVLKSSDTTLNIGRTRPYGSGMTVLDTAGIHHIRLTVTDLDRSRTFYRDILGFTIAVESPGSPDDPEVRTDPARLYGGVVFQTNGMLFGLRPVAAPADRFDSERVGLDHLSFTVASVDELESAATRLTEAGVEHGRVTELTDLGIAILSFVDPDGIHLELTAPLH
- a CDS encoding MinD/ParA family ATP-binding protein, translated to MSRNNNDLPMLPPWLSESDVTQTGYEAPVQNLPHQELIPEDNGPRRLFSRKSEDRAESDKKKRKSRRKDKAEETSAPAPAEHSAWGPPESAVPHDDRPAPAPEPARHHDVGGSGFPDNGAAASGPMAWQAGAPAEYRPAPPQPYSPPPVVEQPYHPAPPPNSGHPAPQPPPAQPPQSAARPPIPPAPQPPSAPVADNADAEMTVRVTRRTDLPPSPHQPTPPQQPAPTPPPLPDWSQAAASSAERSGPPPRLGVPDGYGTGSSGAAPADSPAAAPDSGQPRALPVESHGPADTSGASENAPDWLTRGESGPTPAPVESAAGPQQSTAAPVAASPMPDSDFGPASVGGAGFPTAEVPETAATPPPHGPAPVRPDATRPASAPPERPAPSVEAARPGPAPESVSRPPTAEFDPHAPHSGSLPRTAAPQGVSQPRVPQPRTGELPIAPEQTPMPHAGGRPADPRPAPAPYAAPPQPDAQWQGPAQPPRAPGADQQQWHAPQPRPDQYSQPQQYAQPNPYAQGQQYGPAEQYQQARYQNPQAQQYQQQHPPTGQTPSLADVPMRRAKKAPGSGWRRAVHHMSGGAINPGMSAEELRLQELVARIRQPVRGDYRIATLSLKGGVGKTTTTMGIGSIFASIRGDRVIAVDANPDFGTLSQRVPLQTRSTVRDLLLDQQITSYGDVRRHTSQATSRLEVLASERDPAASESFSEDEYRQVLRVLQRFYNIILTDCGTGLMHSAMAGVLDLAHSLVLISSSAIDGARSAAATLDWLSLHGHDHLVRNAVVVINLPREGSPNVAIQHLREYFLARCRAVHVIPYDPHLAEGAEIDLARLHKNTKRALVELAATVADDFATDHRRFGA
- a CDS encoding GntR family transcriptional regulator; protein product: MAAGPRYQRIADLLREAIRNGTYAPGDRLPSHAELADQMQVSITTARNAIQVLVTENLLYTATSRGTIVRSQEVLESVVTHHIRRDRPQSAHDIFSEIGRAAGREPSKQFSARMEPADTDVAHWLGVPKDSWVVSRTVVQYLDHEPWSWEVSYYPRDLAELTGIDSPHDIPEGTTRRLAARGYPETAHRDTVVARPAGADEAAVLGVGAGTLLLDHLRIGASSSRIMRVSRQRSLASRNRLAYELGDDEGTELIRKTLNAPQPPGNFHSFGNSLVPGSP
- a CDS encoding GNAT family N-acetyltransferase — protein: MTIRIRQARTADIGTICRLRLQRTAWLAAQGSDQWTRQGRGLPIERFARAVCRSVAAGETWIAEVDGEPAGTVTVNDRADPGLWSPGEIADAVIVHYMIVDLRFAGCRVGAALLAHAAALARARSRDWVRLDAWTANTGLHEYYRANGFRLVRFAGPQASGPSGALFERRSDSWLPALAAPRAGHTGGR
- a CDS encoding helix-turn-helix domain-containing protein — its product is MDVTVVVVDGVGDLGLASVLEVFNTANGLVDDLEVDPEPWHVHTVGVGTSVRSGHGHLVPTVPLSRAPTDIGAIILPAVLAADADAVLDLVDTPANQPVLESISRAAANGSQLSAACTGTFFLAEAGALDGICATTSWWLAPAFRRRYPKVDLDEGRILCRSGHIVTAGAALAHLDLALSIVATRSPAQAERTARMLLAGSGGTQREFIVPQVVARGNPLVAAFERWVRDHIAQQFHIADVARELGVTVRSLQRATHAEIGMSPRDFVNEIRLERATRLLRTTTLTIDTVAARVGYLNAGTLRGLYRRRRGRTIAEVRSSPLSWEDSATRTRSPATTTAAR